From Thalassovita sp.:
CTCGTCCATGATGTGCCGTTCCAGCACTTTGTTCAGCGCCTTGGCGTCCCTGTGCAGCGCCATAAGCGTATCGCGGTTAACCTCGCCCTGTTTCAGGGTCCGCAGCCCGTCCTCGACCCCATGCAGAGCGGTTTCCAGAATGTCGTGATCACTATCCATCAGTCCCAAAGCACGCTCCAGCTGCGGATATAGCCGGATGAACTGCGGGAAGTAGCCGTGATCCTCAATCTCATGATGGCGATGGGCAAAGCGGATCAGGTGATCGGCGCCCGCCAGCAGGTTCATCCCCGCAGGTGGTCTTTGACCTCACTTTCAGGGGCGTCACGCAACTGTTCCAGCGCCCCGGCCAGCTGCGCTGATCCATCAATCAGCTGACGGTGGATGTTCATGAAGAAGCGAGCCTTGCCAGCATAGCGCGGGTGGCTGCGCCAATCGCTTTCGGCCTCCTCCAGCAGGGTGGGACGGAGCGCCACCGGCAATCCGTCCCGCATCGCAACATGGTGTTGCGGTTGATGATACCCCTCAAACATCAGGCGGCGGTGTCTTGGGACACATCAACCTTGGCCTTGGTGCCCTGTGCCGCGTGCACGGCCTGAACCGCAGGATCGGC
This genomic window contains:
- a CDS encoding hemerythrin domain-containing protein, which produces MNLLAGADHLIRFAHRHHEIEDHGYFPQFIRLYPQLERALGLMDSDHDILETALHGVEDGLRTLKQGEVNRDTLMALHRDAKALNKVLERHIMDEEEVIIPIFLRHG